In a single window of the Melioribacteraceae bacterium genome:
- a CDS encoding HU family DNA-binding protein yields the protein MAMTKSEILNYMVKKSGLTKKATAQFLDDFIQLSYKEAKKSFVIPGLGKLVLVQRKARKGRNPATGEAIKIPAKKVVKFRIAKAAKDAILGKK from the coding sequence ATGGCAATGACAAAAAGCGAAATCCTTAATTACATGGTAAAAAAATCGGGCTTAACCAAAAAAGCCACTGCTCAATTTCTTGATGATTTTATTCAGTTATCTTACAAAGAAGCTAAAAAATCTTTTGTAATTCCTGGATTGGGCAAACTTGTATTAGTTCAAAGAAAAGCTAGAAAAGGCAGAAACCCCGCAACTGGCGAAGCAATTAAAATTCCTGCTAAAAAAGTAGTGAAATTTAGAATTGCAAAAGCTGCTAAGGATGCAATCTTAGGCAAAAAATAA
- a CDS encoding TonB-dependent receptor plug domain-containing protein translates to MKYSFLKYGLLILLLFTQQAKSFSIINLPDTTVVDTSKLVLQDSLHVQHDFVDIILLKESLNKTDYRNFSDYFLNAPFGYVKDFGMLGQQNNFSLFGSGVNNVGVLIDGISFNSPTQNNFDSFLFSTENFNRLEVYSLAKGFVFNSHNNSVSINIVPEQRANNFAYSRLRYYQAPLGESNINAIFSINPFKKLNVEFEISNFSADYRYKSSEFGSWGVNGKLSYALNAAHSLSASIRHFKSKTQLNGGVDYDSILVNYESQFADDILYSRFQAPVMFDNRYQKSTDNYYDVKLNSNFSNNWNSQLTFYYRSSLLEFRQNERAASNELLFDNSEKVFGINILQRINSGLISAQLISSFEYDEYNLQAHSLKSNQTLFSLGALVRFNFIEDYFTPEISAKYLSLRNKWFKAYGISNEIKLNANVKFYAGASIIDKPFSLLEEALSISSVDELNQISSNVEGSLRFSNDIFTINGGVFYQSFENWLMPFIRVTNKKYYAGGYENYSDITLQGASLKFEVHYWKFLFSCGTSFYSNSSEYFQLPQFNSSGGIYYVDTLFNTNLKLKAGINYNLFGERSFSLTDITSGISSSRIVNAEGNLGAINYSMLPTDYQFDLFIAANIQNSATIYITFENLLDRNYYIVPYFPKQPRGLRIGVAWEFLD, encoded by the coding sequence ATGAAATATTCATTCTTGAAATATGGACTTTTGATATTGCTACTTTTTACTCAACAGGCAAAAAGTTTTTCAATTATTAATTTGCCCGACACAACTGTTGTTGATACAAGTAAATTAGTTCTACAAGATTCATTGCATGTACAGCATGATTTTGTTGATATTATTTTATTAAAAGAGTCGCTCAATAAAACAGATTATAGAAATTTTTCAGATTATTTTTTGAATGCGCCATTTGGTTATGTTAAAGATTTTGGAATGCTCGGTCAACAAAACAATTTTTCTCTATTTGGAAGCGGCGTAAATAATGTGGGGGTATTAATAGATGGCATTTCATTTAACAGTCCAACTCAAAATAATTTTGATTCATTCCTTTTCTCAACCGAAAACTTTAATAGGTTAGAAGTTTACTCTCTCGCTAAAGGATTTGTCTTTAACTCCCACAATAATTCCGTATCTATAAATATTGTACCGGAACAAAGGGCTAATAATTTTGCTTATTCGAGATTGCGTTATTATCAAGCCCCGCTGGGTGAATCGAACATTAATGCTATTTTCTCAATCAATCCTTTTAAAAAATTAAATGTGGAATTTGAGATTTCAAATTTTAGCGCGGATTACAGATATAAGAGTAGTGAGTTTGGAAGCTGGGGCGTGAATGGAAAATTATCGTATGCCTTAAATGCAGCACATTCATTATCGGCATCAATAAGACATTTCAAATCAAAAACCCAGCTTAATGGTGGCGTTGATTATGATTCTATTTTAGTAAACTATGAATCTCAGTTCGCTGATGATATTCTCTACTCCCGCTTTCAAGCACCGGTTATGTTTGATAATCGCTACCAAAAATCAACCGATAATTATTATGATGTGAAATTAAATTCCAATTTCAGTAATAATTGGAATTCACAATTAACTTTTTATTACCGCAGTTCACTACTTGAATTCCGGCAGAATGAAAGAGCTGCATCTAATGAATTACTGTTCGATAATAGCGAAAAGGTTTTCGGAATTAATATTTTACAGAGGATAAATTCTGGGTTGATTTCAGCCCAATTAATTTCTTCTTTCGAATATGATGAGTACAATTTACAAGCCCATTCTTTAAAAAGTAATCAAACTCTATTTTCTTTAGGAGCTTTAGTTAGGTTTAATTTTATTGAAGACTACTTTACGCCGGAAATATCCGCAAAATATTTATCACTGAGAAATAAGTGGTTTAAAGCTTACGGAATTAGCAATGAAATAAAGCTTAATGCTAATGTTAAATTCTATGCCGGAGCGTCAATAATCGATAAGCCATTTTCTTTATTAGAGGAAGCTTTATCTATTTCATCAGTTGACGAGCTAAATCAAATCTCTAGCAACGTAGAAGGTTCCTTAAGATTTTCAAATGATATTTTTACAATTAACGGTGGTGTATTTTATCAATCATTTGAAAATTGGTTAATGCCATTTATTCGTGTAACTAACAAAAAGTACTATGCCGGTGGTTATGAAAATTATTCCGATATCACTCTTCAAGGGGCATCGCTAAAGTTTGAAGTTCATTATTGGAAATTTTTGTTCAGCTGCGGTACATCTTTTTACTCTAATAGTAGCGAATATTTTCAACTACCCCAATTTAATTCAAGTGGCGGTATTTACTATGTAGATACTCTATTCAACACAAATCTTAAACTAAAGGCTGGCATAAATTATAATTTATTTGGAGAAAGATCATTTTCATTGACCGATATTACCTCAGGTATTTCATCATCAAGAATTGTTAATGCAGAGGGTAATTTGGGTGCTATTAATTATTCAATGCTTCCAACTGATTATCAATTTGATTTGTTCATCGCTGCCAATATTCAAAATTCAGCAACTATATATATAACTTTCGAAAATCTACTCGACCGTAACTATTATATTGTTCCCTATTTTCCGAAACAGCCGCGTGGTCTTCGTATTGGAGTGGCTTGGGAATTCCTTGATTAA
- a CDS encoding AAA family ATPase — translation MKWITKLSIENYRAFTKKETIKIPFGNHLLIYGENGSGKSSVYNALKDFFTSSDKPAEKLTLNRFEQQGGNNSGTIEVEITDSSNPPNITRYKYAEPDTDSTHRNIPELLLANKVKGFLDYKGLLRTYFIESAAGQNPNLFDLLVEDLLADHKIKRISDFGSTEDELLRQWKLIKTPLQKKNYDGRKSICKTAKSYLPEFEVELNALLTNVFVEFKRFIAEYFDKKLEIGVKVSNIAFDKKTWEINRGVFLEIKYAGEEISSYQHFLNEARLSALASCLYLASISKFPIDPSFEIRPLFLDDVFIGLDTNNRIPLLKLLKKEFIEKHYQIFISTYDRQWFELARTWFNTERCPIKCMEIFIDGNEDPLIPDSPVFIDPSEDYYPRAKGYFNKKDYPAAANYLRKACERELRRILPQNQKLKANYQTGEIGKIQKLDELIRNFENYLSSNNINPNSFVHFITYKKIVFNPLSHDDIETPHYRKEIEDGIKLVENLIKIKTKVIVSVKDSSVKLLKMGCKDNVTSRMHIYQIILKENLQIIQEDTKPIRLSNVTCTIIENGIEQHFDSIYSAFYQIWVERNYCAPVYLMDFYKNIKVSNKKKLLDLMIF, via the coding sequence ATGAAGTGGATTACAAAACTTTCTATTGAAAACTACCGGGCATTTACCAAAAAAGAAACAATAAAAATTCCTTTCGGAAACCATCTTTTAATTTATGGAGAAAATGGCAGTGGTAAATCTTCTGTTTATAATGCACTTAAAGATTTTTTCACATCCTCAGATAAACCCGCAGAAAAATTAACGCTTAACCGCTTCGAGCAGCAAGGAGGTAATAACTCTGGAACTATCGAAGTTGAAATCACTGATTCATCAAATCCGCCAAATATAACCAGATATAAATATGCCGAACCAGATACTGATTCAACTCATCGGAATATTCCAGAACTATTATTGGCCAATAAAGTAAAAGGATTTCTTGATTATAAAGGTTTATTAAGAACATATTTTATAGAATCTGCTGCCGGACAAAATCCAAATCTATTCGATTTATTAGTTGAAGATCTTCTTGCCGACCATAAAATAAAAAGAATTTCTGACTTTGGATCCACGGAGGATGAGCTTTTAAGACAGTGGAAATTAATTAAAACGCCACTACAGAAAAAGAATTATGATGGAAGGAAGTCCATCTGTAAAACTGCAAAATCTTATCTTCCGGAATTTGAGGTGGAATTAAATGCTCTTTTAACGAATGTGTTTGTTGAGTTCAAGAGATTTATTGCAGAATATTTCGATAAGAAACTCGAAATTGGGGTAAAGGTTTCTAATATCGCTTTCGATAAAAAAACTTGGGAAATCAACAGAGGTGTATTTTTAGAAATTAAATATGCTGGTGAAGAAATATCTTCATATCAGCATTTCCTTAACGAAGCAAGATTATCTGCATTAGCTTCTTGTCTTTATTTAGCATCCATAAGCAAATTCCCGATTGACCCATCGTTCGAAATCAGACCCCTTTTTTTAGATGATGTTTTCATTGGACTTGATACCAACAACAGAATACCATTATTAAAATTGCTAAAGAAAGAATTCATTGAAAAACATTATCAAATATTCATATCAACATACGATCGTCAATGGTTTGAGTTGGCAAGAACTTGGTTTAATACCGAAAGGTGTCCAATAAAATGTATGGAAATATTTATTGATGGGAACGAAGATCCATTAATCCCGGATTCTCCAGTTTTTATTGATCCTTCTGAAGACTATTATCCAAGAGCAAAAGGGTATTTCAACAAGAAAGATTATCCGGCAGCGGCTAATTACTTACGTAAAGCTTGTGAAAGGGAATTAAGAAGAATTCTTCCTCAAAACCAAAAGCTTAAAGCCAATTATCAAACTGGTGAAATAGGCAAAATCCAGAAGTTGGATGAACTGATTCGCAATTTCGAGAATTATTTGTCATCGAATAATATTAATCCAAATTCATTTGTTCATTTTATTACATATAAAAAAATAGTATTTAATCCACTATCACATGATGACATAGAAACTCCACACTACAGAAAAGAAATTGAAGATGGTATCAAGCTTGTCGAGAATTTGATAAAAATTAAAACAAAGGTTATAGTCTCTGTAAAAGACAGTTCAGTAAAACTGCTAAAAATGGGTTGTAAAGATAACGTCACATCGCGGATGCATATCTATCAAATAATTTTAAAAGAAAATTTACAAATCATCCAAGAGGATACTAAACCAATACGTCTTTCAAATGTTACATGTACAATAATTGAGAATGGTATTGAACAACATTTCGATTCAATTTATTCTGCATTTTATCAAATATGGGTTGAACGAAATTATTGTGCACCCGTTTACCTTATGGATTTTTATAAAAACATAAAGGTTTCGAACAAAAAGAAATTACTTGATCTCATGATATTCTAA
- a CDS encoding T9SS type A sorting domain-containing protein, protein MRNFLLFISLFWFSELSAQTVITTTPKFPTQTDKITITFNVKNSTHQNKIAGYTGDVYAHTGVTTKIGSGSPNRWQNVIGSWGNNTIQPKLTRLATDTYELVIDNPRNFYNVTNSLADITELCIVLRSADNGSKQTEDLFIPLFKGGISVVVKSPTVSTNYGDPLRSPVFAKPNEIINIEAIAAEVETTTLWMKLFVNGIEKVSATASTIQYQFNSLEYSSGKNEIKIVAQDVQGRKDSSTFIVFQNPPVQNIAPPPGTVQGINYPRSSTQAVFALFAPHKEFVYLLGDFNDWKVDENYFMKRYEFKPDSVFFWIEMPMLLVDPADYGYRYQFLIDGELRIADPYSEMILDPWNDGEINSSRFPGLPSYPGGKTSNIVSYIYPEKAPYNWRVTDFQKPPKEKLIIYELLVRDFTAARTFKSIKDSIGYLKRLGVNAVELMPVSEFEGNNSWGYNSSFYFAVDKYYGTREALKELIDELHANGIAVILDMVLNHSYGLSPMVQMYWDNNTGRPAANNPWLNQVSPNSVFSWGYDFNHESKNTKYFVDRVNSFWLTEFKFDGFRFDFTKGFTNRTGDGSSYDASRIAILKRMADHIWSVDPEAYIILEHFAPDTEERELTNHGMMVWGNLNYNYNEATMGWVNTSNFGRISYKSRGFTNPNLVGYMESHDEERLMYKNLQFGNASGNYSIKNLNTALERIEQAAAFFITVPGPKMIWQFGELGYDYSINYPSNISNDRLTPKPPRWDYLNIPERKKLFNVYAALTRLKKAYPVFSTSDFNSSFDGAQKRLRLNHPGNNVALIGNFGVTANSIAPGFQNTGMWYEFFSGDSINVTDAGMLISLQPGEYRLYSTQKFASFNTITDVREERELPNQFTLYQNYPNPFNPETIIRYQIPDATNVSLKVYDILGREVAILVNELQQSGTYDVKFSLKDIQRNSSLNTSTGLSRASSTLSSSVYFYRLQAGNFSEVKKMILMK, encoded by the coding sequence ATGAGGAATTTTCTTCTATTTATTTCATTATTCTGGTTCTCAGAACTATCCGCTCAAACAGTAATTACTACCACTCCAAAATTCCCGACACAAACAGATAAAATTACAATTACGTTTAATGTAAAAAACTCGACTCACCAAAATAAAATTGCCGGCTACACGGGGGATGTTTATGCGCATACCGGGGTTACAACCAAAATTGGATCGGGGTCACCCAACCGTTGGCAAAATGTAATTGGAAGCTGGGGCAATAATACAATTCAGCCAAAATTAACCCGGCTTGCTACTGATACTTATGAACTAGTTATTGATAACCCAAGAAACTTCTACAATGTTACAAACTCATTAGCTGATATTACGGAATTATGTATTGTTCTTAGAAGTGCGGATAATGGTTCTAAACAGACTGAGGATTTATTTATTCCATTATTTAAAGGGGGAATTAGCGTTGTAGTCAAATCTCCAACAGTTTCAACTAATTATGGTGACCCTCTCCGTTCTCCGGTTTTTGCTAAACCGAATGAAATAATTAATATTGAGGCAATTGCCGCTGAGGTTGAGACTACAACTTTATGGATGAAATTATTTGTAAATGGGATTGAGAAAGTTTCCGCAACTGCAAGTACAATTCAATATCAATTCAACAGTTTAGAATATTCTTCAGGTAAAAATGAAATTAAAATTGTTGCTCAAGATGTTCAGGGAAGAAAAGATTCTTCAACATTTATAGTATTTCAAAATCCACCGGTACAAAATATCGCTCCGCCACCGGGGACAGTTCAAGGGATTAATTATCCCAGAAGTTCAACACAAGCTGTTTTTGCACTCTTCGCCCCACACAAGGAGTTTGTTTATCTGCTCGGCGATTTTAACGATTGGAAAGTTGATGAAAATTATTTCATGAAAAGATATGAGTTCAAACCAGACAGCGTATTCTTCTGGATTGAAATGCCAATGCTGCTTGTTGATCCCGCCGATTATGGCTACCGTTATCAATTTTTAATTGATGGTGAGTTAAGAATAGCTGATCCATATTCAGAAATGATTCTTGATCCATGGAATGATGGTGAGATTAACAGCTCCAGATTTCCGGGACTCCCCTCTTATCCGGGCGGGAAAACATCAAATATCGTTTCATATATTTATCCAGAAAAAGCTCCTTATAATTGGAGAGTTACAGACTTTCAAAAACCGCCAAAGGAAAAATTAATTATTTACGAATTACTGGTTCGTGATTTTACCGCAGCAAGAACTTTCAAATCGATTAAAGATTCAATTGGATATTTAAAACGCCTAGGTGTAAACGCTGTTGAATTAATGCCTGTATCTGAGTTTGAAGGAAATAACAGTTGGGGATATAATTCATCATTTTATTTTGCAGTAGATAAATACTACGGTACACGCGAAGCACTGAAAGAGTTAATTGATGAACTGCACGCAAATGGAATTGCAGTAATACTCGATATGGTGCTTAATCATTCATATGGACTGAGCCCAATGGTGCAAATGTATTGGGATAATAACACGGGACGACCCGCGGCTAATAATCCTTGGTTGAATCAAGTTTCTCCTAATTCAGTTTTTTCTTGGGGGTACGATTTTAATCATGAAAGTAAAAACACCAAATATTTTGTTGATAGAGTTAATTCGTTTTGGTTAACCGAATTTAAGTTTGACGGATTCCGCTTCGATTTTACCAAAGGATTTACAAATAGAACCGGTGATGGAAGCAGTTACGACGCATCAAGAATTGCTATATTAAAAAGAATGGCTGATCATATTTGGAGTGTTGATCCAGAAGCTTACATAATATTAGAACATTTTGCCCCCGATACCGAGGAAAGAGAATTAACAAATCATGGAATGATGGTTTGGGGAAACTTAAATTATAATTACAATGAAGCAACGATGGGTTGGGTGAACACTTCAAACTTTGGCAGAATTTCATATAAATCACGCGGATTCACAAATCCCAATTTAGTTGGGTATATGGAGAGTCATGATGAAGAACGCTTGATGTATAAAAATTTGCAATTTGGTAATGCTTCCGGCAATTACAGCATAAAAAATTTAAATACTGCATTGGAGAGAATTGAGCAAGCTGCGGCATTTTTTATTACTGTTCCAGGCCCTAAAATGATTTGGCAGTTCGGTGAACTTGGCTACGATTATTCTATCAATTACCCTTCTAATATTAGCAATGACAGACTTACCCCGAAACCGCCAAGATGGGATTACTTAAATATTCCCGAAAGAAAAAAATTATTTAATGTGTATGCCGCGCTAACCCGGTTAAAAAAAGCATATCCCGTTTTCTCAACTTCTGATTTCAATTCCAGCTTTGATGGCGCACAAAAAAGACTTCGATTGAATCATCCCGGCAATAATGTTGCGCTTATCGGCAACTTTGGAGTTACGGCTAATTCAATTGCCCCAGGTTTTCAAAATACAGGAATGTGGTATGAGTTTTTCTCCGGTGATAGCATAAATGTTACAGATGCGGGAATGTTGATTTCTCTCCAACCCGGTGAATACCGTCTTTACTCAACACAAAAATTTGCCTCATTTAATACAATTACTGATGTGAGAGAAGAAAGAGAATTGCCGAATCAATTTACTCTTTATCAAAATTATCCTAATCCTTTTAATCCCGAGACAATTATTCGCTATCAGATACCTGATGCCACTAATGTGAGTTTAAAAGTTTATGATATTCTGGGACGTGAAGTTGCCATTTTAGTTAACGAGTTGCAGCAATCTGGAACATATGATGTAAAATTTTCGCTGAAGGATATTCAGCGAAACTCTTCACTCAATACTTCCACCGGTCTTTCGCGGGCAAGCTCTACACTTTCTTCCTCCGTTTATTTTTACCGGTTACAAGCAGGTAATTTTTCTGAAGTGAAAAAAATGATATTGATGAAGTAA
- a CDS encoding PQQ-dependent sugar dehydrogenase: MKTIIALLAGLAFFGCGKINSQVKTQLAFPNLSFENPVDIQNSGDGSNRLFVVSQPGTIHVFENFSNVSQSKVFLDIRSKVLFGGEQGLLGLAFHPNYKQNGYFYINYTTSNPRRTVISRYKVSADNPDLADKNSELILLEIDQPYSNHNGGQTSFGPDGYLYISLGDGGSGGDPQNYAQNPNSLLGKILRIDVDKNEDGKNYSIPADNPFINSPGFRKEIYAYGLRNVWKFSFDSQTNRLWGADVGQNLIEEINLIEKGGNYGWRCFEGTRSYNLSNCSSVNDIKPIHEYFHNSDGGYSITGGYVYRGSQVSELIGKYIYADFVSSNIWELQYENGKVTNKLIAKSDYAVSTFGVDEKNELYFANYNNGRIYKFVGTPTSKVGSNNIPTDFKLYQNYPNPFNPKTTISYQLLETSHVKLKVFDTMGKVVATLVNEVQHPGIYKVKFASQNISDSDFLKNLISQSSGVYLYRLMAGNFTETKKMILIK; this comes from the coding sequence ATGAAGACAATCATAGCTCTTTTAGCAGGATTAGCTTTTTTTGGATGCGGCAAAATTAATTCGCAAGTAAAAACTCAGTTAGCATTCCCAAATTTATCATTTGAAAATCCTGTAGATATTCAAAATTCCGGTGATGGCTCAAACAGATTATTTGTCGTGTCACAGCCCGGCACCATTCATGTTTTTGAGAATTTCTCAAATGTTAGCCAGTCAAAAGTTTTTCTTGATATTCGAAGTAAAGTGCTATTTGGAGGCGAGCAGGGATTATTGGGACTAGCTTTTCATCCCAATTATAAACAGAATGGTTATTTCTACATTAACTATACTACCTCCAATCCGAGACGCACAGTTATTTCTAGATATAAAGTAAGCGCTGATAATCCTGATCTTGCAGATAAAAACAGCGAACTCATTCTCCTGGAAATTGATCAACCCTATTCCAATCATAATGGTGGACAAACTTCATTCGGTCCTGATGGATATCTTTATATTTCATTAGGAGATGGAGGTTCAGGAGGTGATCCACAAAATTATGCACAAAATCCAAATTCGCTTTTGGGAAAGATATTGAGAATTGATGTTGACAAAAATGAAGATGGAAAAAATTATTCAATTCCAGCCGATAATCCTTTTATAAATTCTCCAGGATTCCGAAAGGAAATTTATGCTTATGGCTTACGAAATGTTTGGAAGTTTAGTTTTGATTCTCAAACAAATAGATTGTGGGGAGCAGATGTTGGGCAGAATTTAATTGAGGAAATTAATCTGATTGAAAAGGGGGGTAATTATGGCTGGAGATGTTTTGAAGGTACAAGAAGTTATAATTTATCTAATTGCTCATCGGTTAATGATATTAAACCTATCCATGAGTACTTCCATAATTCCGATGGAGGCTACTCAATTACAGGCGGATATGTTTATAGAGGCAGCCAGGTTTCAGAATTAATTGGGAAATATATTTATGCTGATTTTGTTAGTTCGAACATTTGGGAACTACAATATGAAAATGGTAAGGTTACAAATAAATTGATCGCTAAAAGTGATTACGCCGTTTCAACATTTGGTGTTGATGAAAAGAATGAGCTCTATTTTGCCAATTACAATAATGGTAGAATTTATAAATTTGTCGGCACGCCCACATCAAAAGTCGGTTCAAATAATATCCCTACTGATTTTAAACTATATCAAAATTATCCGAATCCCTTTAATCCCAAAACGACAATTAGCTACCAGCTTTTAGAAACGAGTCATGTAAAACTAAAAGTGTTTGATACAATGGGTAAAGTGGTAGCTACACTTGTAAATGAGGTTCAGCATCCGGGGATATACAAGGTAAAATTTGCATCGCAAAATATTTCGGATTCTGATTTTCTTAAGAATCTAATATCGCAATCATCCGGAGTATATTTATATCGTTTGATGGCGGGAAATTTTACTGAAACTAAAAAGATGATTTTAATTAAATGA
- a CDS encoding RNA methyltransferase, whose amino-acid sequence MTKNELKYYSSLNEKKIRNSEKKFIVEGIKIIEEAVLSNFVCELVAVSHHFAEKNVDLLIKLKNWNLPHQIISEKEIEKISDTKTPQGIIAVFNFPIDEKPVYFDKIIVALENINDPGNLGTIIRNCDWFGINTIYLSEDTADIYNPKTIRASAGSVFHINFVQKNFYKNIEILKSKEYLILCADLTGNNLYKFEERKNIVLVLANEANGPSSKILELSNCKITIPKKGKAESLNVASASAVLLSEFTK is encoded by the coding sequence ATGACGAAAAATGAACTGAAATACTACTCTTCTTTAAATGAAAAGAAAATTAGGAATTCTGAAAAGAAGTTTATAGTTGAGGGAATAAAAATTATTGAGGAGGCAGTTCTTTCAAACTTTGTGTGTGAATTGGTTGCTGTATCCCATCATTTCGCCGAAAAAAATGTTGATTTACTCATTAAACTAAAAAACTGGAACTTACCTCATCAAATTATTTCAGAAAAAGAAATTGAAAAAATTAGTGATACTAAAACACCACAAGGAATTATTGCAGTATTTAATTTCCCAATAGATGAAAAGCCAGTTTATTTCGATAAGATAATTGTAGCGCTGGAAAATATTAATGATCCGGGCAATCTTGGTACAATAATCAGAAATTGCGATTGGTTTGGGATCAATACAATTTATTTAAGTGAAGACACTGCTGATATTTATAATCCAAAAACAATTAGGGCTTCGGCGGGGTCGGTTTTTCATATTAACTTCGTGCAGAAGAATTTTTATAAAAATATTGAAATTCTTAAAAGTAAAGAGTATTTAATTTTGTGTGCCGACCTTACAGGTAATAACCTTTATAAATTTGAAGAAAGAAAAAATATTGTTTTAGTTTTAGCAAATGAAGCCAACGGTCCCAGCAGTAAAATATTAGAATTATCAAACTGTAAAATAACAATCCCTAAAAAAGGAAAAGCCGAATCGCTGAATGTAGCAAGCGCTTCGGCTGTTCTGCTTTCAGAATTTACGAAGTAG
- a CDS encoding thioredoxin family protein, translating to MKNKYFLIIAILITSFVYNYANSPQKIDNFTLKNYDGKEYSLKDFTDSKAIVVMFVSTQCPVSNDYNERMAKIYNNYKEKGIAFVGINSNKQENVEEISKHSAENKFGFPVLKDHKNIIADKFKASVTPEIFVLNNKYEILYHGRIDDNRKADKVEVKDLETALNEIIDGKSVASTKTKAFGCTIKRVD from the coding sequence ATGAAAAATAAATATTTTTTAATAATTGCAATTTTGATTACTTCGTTTGTATATAACTACGCAAACTCTCCTCAGAAAATAGATAATTTTACACTTAAGAATTATGATGGTAAAGAATATTCTTTAAAAGATTTTACGGATTCAAAAGCGATTGTTGTAATGTTCGTATCAACTCAGTGCCCGGTTTCTAATGATTATAATGAAAGAATGGCAAAAATCTATAATAATTATAAAGAAAAAGGAATAGCGTTTGTTGGGATTAACTCTAACAAACAGGAGAATGTTGAAGAAATCTCGAAACACTCAGCCGAAAATAAATTTGGTTTTCCGGTTTTGAAAGATCACAAAAATATCATCGCTGATAAATTTAAAGCCTCAGTAACTCCTGAAATATTTGTTCTCAACAATAAATATGAAATTCTTTATCATGGAAGAATAGATGATAATAGAAAGGCAGATAAAGTAGAGGTAAAGGATTTAGAAACTGCGTTGAATGAAATTATTGATGGTAAATCAGTAGCTTCAACGAAAACAAAAGCATTCGGCTGTACAATTAAAAGGGTAGATTAA
- a CDS encoding YpdA family putative bacillithiol disulfide reductase: MYNVIIIGAGPIGLACGIEAVKSNISYLIVEKGCLVNSIYNYPVNMTFFSTSDRLEIGEIPFISHGVKPTRSEALEYYRRVAHEWNLSINTYEKVTGIAKENNHFVVHTSKSTYKAEKIIMAIGFYDYPNLLNIPGENLEKVNHYFEDAHQYSFKDVAIIGGGNSAVDAALETYRKGANVTMVIKKNDLDDGVKYWVRPDIENRIKEGSIKAYFNSEIIEIKQRSITIKTEKGESEIDNDFVLALTGYHPDFDFLQSIGIDLSSSSKIPFCDEHTYETNIKGIYLAGVVCGGMETGKWFIENSRSHAISVIKHIKDSFN; the protein is encoded by the coding sequence ATGTATAATGTAATAATTATAGGTGCTGGACCAATCGGCTTGGCTTGCGGAATTGAAGCGGTCAAATCGAACATCTCCTATTTGATTGTTGAGAAGGGGTGTTTGGTAAATTCAATTTATAATTATCCGGTTAATATGACGTTCTTTTCAACTTCTGACCGGCTGGAAATCGGGGAGATTCCCTTCATCTCTCATGGTGTTAAACCAACAAGGAGCGAGGCACTCGAATATTATCGTAGAGTCGCTCATGAATGGAATCTTTCAATAAACACTTATGAAAAGGTAACTGGGATAGCTAAGGAGAACAATCATTTTGTAGTTCATACTAGTAAATCAACTTATAAAGCTGAAAAAATTATTATGGCAATTGGATTTTACGATTATCCAAATCTATTAAATATACCCGGTGAAAATTTAGAAAAGGTTAATCATTACTTTGAAGACGCGCACCAATATTCCTTTAAAGATGTAGCAATTATCGGCGGGGGAAACTCGGCCGTTGATGCCGCGTTGGAGACTTATAGAAAGGGGGCGAATGTTACAATGGTGATTAAAAAGAATGATCTTGATGATGGTGTAAAATATTGGGTGCGCCCCGACATCGAAAACAGAATTAAAGAGGGAAGCATTAAAGCATATTTCAATTCCGAGATTATTGAAATAAAACAGAGATCAATTACAATTAAAACTGAGAAGGGGGAATCGGAAATTGATAACGATTTCGTACTTGCATTGACCGGATATCACCCCGATTTTGATTTTTTGCAATCAATTGGAATTGATCTTTCCTCCAGTTCAAAAATTCCATTTTGCGATGAACATACTTATGAAACAAATATTAAAGGAATTTACTTAGCTGGTGTGGTTTGTGGAGGAATGGAAACGGGGAAATGGTTCATTGAAAATTCAAGATCTCACGCAATATCGGTAATTAAACACATTAAAGATTCATTTAATTAA